The sequence below is a genomic window from Variovorax paradoxus B4.
AGAACGTGTCGTACATCGACAAGCGGCTGCTCACGCTCTCCAGCCTCGACACCGAGCCCATGCTCACGGCCGAGAAGCAGCGCGTGGTGATCGACTGGTACGTGCGCTGGCGCATCATCGATCCGCAGGCCTACATCCGCAACGTGGGCCTCGACGAAAACGCGGGTGCCACGCAGCTCAACCGCGTGGTGCGCAATGCCTTCCAGGAAAACATCAACAAGCGCACCGTGCGCGACCTGATCTCGGTGCGCCGCGAGGCGCTGATGGCCGACGTCCAGCGCGAGGTGCTGGCCGTGGTGAAGGGTGCCAAGCCCTGGGGCGTTGACGTCATCGACGTGCGCATCACGCGTGTCGACTATGTGGAAGCCATCACCGAATCGGTCTACCGCCGGATGGAGGCAGAGCGCAAGCGCGTGGCCAATGAATTGCGTTCGACCGGCTATGCCGAGGGCGAAAAGATCCGCGCCGACGCCGACCGCCAGCGCGAGGTGACCGTGGCGAACGCCTACCGCGATGCCCAGAAGATCAAGGGCGAGGGCGATGCCCAGGCCGCCGCCGCCTACAGCGAGGCCTTCGGCCGCGACCCGCAGTTCGCGCAGTTCTACCGCAGCCTCGACGCCTACAAGCAGAGCTTCAACAAGAAGAGCGACGTGATGGTGCTCGACCCGTCGTCGGACTTCTTCCGCGCCATGCAGAGCGCCGGCACGCCCGCAGGCAACGCTCCTCCACGCCGCTGATCCGGCGCCGGGCCGCCCGTGAGCGCCGAAATCTTCTGGAGCGCGCTGGCGCTGGTCCTGGTGATCGAAGGCATCCTGCCTTTTGTCTCGCCGGGCGGGTGGCGGCGCGGTTTCGGGCAGCTCATGCAGCTGCGCGACGGCCAGCTGCGCTTCTTCGGACTCTGCAGCATCTTGATGGGTTTGGCCCTTCTTTGGCTGCTGGGGTAGCGCGGCCCGGTAGAATCCCGGTTTAACCACGCCCCCGATCCCCATGTCCGCCTGGGTCCTCCCGGATCACATTGCCGATGTGCTGCCTTCCGAGGCGCGCCACATCGAAGAACTTCGACGCCAGCTGCTCGATACCGCCCGTGGCTATGGCTACGAGCTGGTAATGCCGCCGCTGCTCGAGCACCTCGAGTCGCTGCTGTCCGGCACCGGCGAGGCGCTCGACCTCCAAACCTTCAAGCTGGTCGATCAGCTCTCGGGCCGCAGCATGGGCCTCCGGGCCGACACCACGCCCCAGGTGGCGCGCATCGATGCCCACCTGTTGAACCGCGAAGGCGTGGCGCGGCTGTGCTACTGCGGACCGGTGCTGCACACCCGCCCCGACCGGCCGCACGCCACGCGCGAGCCCCTGCAGTTCGGGGCCGAAATCTATGGCCATGCGGGGCTCGAGGCCGATACCGAAGTGCTGCTGCTCGCGCTCGATTGCCTGCATGCGTCGGGCCTGAAGGACGGCGTGATCGTCGACCTGGCCGACGCGCGCATCGTGCGGGCGCTGTTTGCCGGCGTGCCGGTCGACGCCGCCATGCTGGCGCGCGTGCATGCGGCGCTGGTTGCCAAGGACGCGAGCGAACTGCATGCGCTCACGCGCAATTTCCCGGCGTCGTCGCGCGACGGGCTGCGCGCGCTGGTCCAGCTGTATGGCGATGCGTCGGTGCTCGACGAGGCCGCCAAGGCCCTCAAGGGCACGCCGGCCGTGCGCGCGGCGCTGGCCGGACTGAAGCAGCTGGCCGAGAGCCTCGG
It includes:
- the hflC gene encoding protease modulator HflC, with product MNRIGFIASSILVLLVLLSSTLFVVDQRQFGVVYALGQIKQVITEPGLNFKLPPPFQNVSYIDKRLLTLSSLDTEPMLTAEKQRVVIDWYVRWRIIDPQAYIRNVGLDENAGATQLNRVVRNAFQENINKRTVRDLISVRREALMADVQREVLAVVKGAKPWGVDVIDVRITRVDYVEAITESVYRRMEAERKRVANELRSTGYAEGEKIRADADRQREVTVANAYRDAQKIKGEGDAQAAAAYSEAFGRDPQFAQFYRSLDAYKQSFNKKSDVMVLDPSSDFFRAMQSAGTPAGNAPPRR
- a CDS encoding DUF2065 domain-containing protein, which codes for MSAEIFWSALALVLVIEGILPFVSPGGWRRGFGQLMQLRDGQLRFFGLCSILMGLALLWLLG
- a CDS encoding ATP phosphoribosyltransferase regulatory subunit gives rise to the protein MSAWVLPDHIADVLPSEARHIEELRRQLLDTARGYGYELVMPPLLEHLESLLSGTGEALDLQTFKLVDQLSGRSMGLRADTTPQVARIDAHLLNREGVARLCYCGPVLHTRPDRPHATREPLQFGAEIYGHAGLEADTEVLLLALDCLHASGLKDGVIVDLADARIVRALFAGVPVDAAMLARVHAALVAKDASELHALTRNFPASSRDGLRALVQLYGDASVLDEAAKALKGTPAVRAALAGLKQLAESLGADSARQISFDLADLRGYAYYSGMRFGIYVPGAADALVRGGRYDEVGAVFGRNRPAVGFSLDVRELVGVLPARPLRAAIRAPWSDAAGLRDAIAGLRRAGEIVVCVLPGHGSEIDEFHCDRELVEHAGQWQVRAI